From one Caldichromatium japonicum genomic stretch:
- the rplU gene encoding 50S ribosomal protein L21 encodes MYAVIQTGGKQYRVSEGDTIRVERLAAEPGTNIAFEQVLLVADGETVRVGTPYVTGSQVTATVEGHGRCDKVRIIKFRRRKHYMKRQGHRQWFTAVKITGIQAG; translated from the coding sequence ATGTATGCAGTCATTCAAACCGGCGGCAAGCAATACCGGGTATCCGAGGGGGACACGATCAGGGTTGAAAGGCTTGCTGCTGAGCCAGGTACGAACATTGCCTTCGAGCAGGTCTTGCTTGTGGCCGATGGCGAGACGGTCAGGGTCGGCACGCCCTATGTAACCGGCAGTCAGGTGACTGCAACGGTTGAGGGGCATGGCCGTTGCGATAAGGTCAGGATCATCAAGTTCCGTCGGCGCAAGCACTATATGAAGCGCCAAGGCCATCGTCAGTGGTTCACAGCGGTCAAGATCACCGGTATCCAGGCTGGATAA
- the rpmA gene encoding 50S ribosomal protein L27 → MAHKKAGGSSRNGRDSHSKRLGVKIFGGQQVKAGAIIVRQRGTRFHNGPNVGCGRDYTLFALTDGVVRFVTKGPRNRKYVTVETA, encoded by the coding sequence ATGGCACACAAAAAGGCAGGCGGCAGTTCGCGCAACGGTCGCGACTCGCATTCCAAACGGCTCGGCGTCAAGATCTTCGGCGGGCAGCAGGTCAAGGCTGGCGCTATCATCGTACGGCAGCGCGGTACCCGTTTCCACAATGGCCCCAATGTCGGCTGCGGGCGGGATTACACCCTCTTCGCCTTGACCGACGGCGTGGTGCGCTTTGTGACCAAGGGCCCCAGGAACCGCAAGTACGTCACCGTCGAAACCGCCTAA